From a single Candidatus Melainabacteria bacterium genomic region:
- the rarD gene encoding EamA family transporter RarD, producing MKLEPPDAVEESSAKSDGNISDSSDLSRKPLEGAFYAVLAYGFWGVVPVYWKLIGGVPAMQTVSHRVGWSVLALIPMLIATKKLPDLIATLRSRKLLLILFVTATLLSLNWLAFIWAVTNNAVLDSSLGYFMNPLVNVAFGRMFLKEHLRRAQFIAVILALAGVVALTIQAGKVPALSIFLAVTFSAYGVVRKIAPVEPLVGLSVETFLMFPFATGYLILNQLNGTLEFFKNVSQDLLVALSGPVTTLPLLWFAAAGKRLKYSTLGFFQYISPTCQFLLAVFVYHETFTRGHLCAFVCIWIALGIYLVDSIYAAQRLKRIQQS from the coding sequence ATGAAACTCGAACCGCCTGATGCCGTAGAAGAGAGCAGCGCTAAGTCAGATGGAAACATTTCAGATTCTTCTGATTTATCGAGGAAGCCGCTGGAAGGTGCTTTTTATGCTGTTCTGGCATATGGCTTCTGGGGAGTCGTTCCTGTTTACTGGAAATTAATCGGCGGTGTTCCAGCGATGCAGACGGTGTCACATCGGGTGGGGTGGTCAGTTTTAGCGCTCATTCCCATGCTCATCGCTACGAAGAAGCTACCTGATTTGATTGCGACTCTGAGGTCCAGGAAACTCCTGCTAATTCTTTTTGTAACTGCGACCCTTCTCAGTCTAAACTGGCTTGCATTTATTTGGGCAGTGACAAACAACGCAGTACTCGATTCCAGTCTCGGGTATTTTATGAATCCTTTGGTTAATGTGGCATTTGGTCGCATGTTCTTGAAGGAGCATCTGCGCAGAGCACAATTCATTGCCGTGATTTTGGCACTTGCTGGAGTTGTCGCGCTGACAATTCAAGCTGGAAAAGTTCCAGCGCTATCGATTTTTTTAGCTGTCACATTTAGTGCTTATGGGGTGGTGAGGAAAATTGCTCCGGTGGAGCCTCTCGTCGGCTTATCGGTCGAAACGTTTTTGATGTTTCCTTTTGCTACTGGTTATCTGATTTTGAATCAACTTAACGGAACGTTGGAGTTTTTCAAGAATGTGAGTCAAGATTTGTTGGTGGCGCTTTCTGGTCCGGTTACCACGTTGCCACTGCTATGGTTTGCTGCTGCCGGCAAACGTCTGAAATATTCAACCCTGGGTTTTTTTCAGTACATTTCGCCAACATGCCAGTTTCTTCTTGCAGTGTTTGTCTATCATGAGACCTTTACGCGTGGACATCTCTGCGCATTCGTTTGCATTTGGATTGCACTCGGAATTTATTTGGTTGATTCGATTTATGCTGCGCAGAGATTGAAGAGAATTCAGCAATCCTAA
- a CDS encoding two pore domain potassium channel family protein gives MLVLLTPFADATAGGHTWVSLAMLYLTVSAALVISPNKLASLKIIAIASVGSLLWTCSKSIPYEPFHTPIFQCIANGSIILFLATTAWLMLRHILFTEADHNTICGAICVYLLIGVVFALLFLTCLEVDPTGISFGHVIKNNTGEKERLSQLIYFSMCSLTTVGYGDIVPVARFTRTLAWLEAVTGQLYLAILVARLVGLQIARITLKQAERLEKEREQTHEPISKHR, from the coding sequence GTGCTAGTCCTCCTCACACCGTTTGCAGACGCCACTGCCGGCGGACACACCTGGGTGAGCCTGGCAATGCTCTATTTGACCGTCAGCGCTGCACTAGTAATAAGCCCAAACAAACTTGCTTCACTGAAAATCATAGCCATTGCATCAGTTGGCTCACTTCTATGGACTTGCTCAAAGTCAATTCCATATGAACCATTTCACACCCCGATCTTTCAGTGCATTGCCAACGGAAGTATCATCTTATTTCTGGCCACAACTGCGTGGCTTATGCTCAGACACATCCTTTTCACAGAAGCAGATCACAACACTATATGTGGTGCCATTTGTGTGTACTTATTGATTGGCGTGGTTTTTGCGTTGCTATTTCTCACGTGTTTGGAGGTGGATCCCACTGGTATCAGCTTTGGGCATGTTATAAAGAACAATACCGGCGAAAAGGAGCGACTTTCCCAGCTTATCTATTTCAGCATGTGCTCACTGACGACGGTTGGTTATGGTGACATCGTTCCAGTAGCACGATTTACGCGGACACTTGCCTGGTTGGAAGCTGTCACGGGACAACTGTATCTGGCTATCTTGGTAGCGAGATTAGTCGGTCTTCAGATTGCCAGGATTACTTTGAAACAGGCCGAGCGCTTGGAAAAAGAAAGAGAGCAAACACATGAACCGATCAGTAAACATCGCTGA
- a CDS encoding polyketide cyclase: MLKKLVVGVIVVVFASICVLAIYISSRPNSFIVQRSIIINAGPESIYPFIADFHRWTSWSPYERLDAKMEKSYSGSQSGLGAKYLWDGNEKAGAGTMEIIEATQPSKVVIKLDFSKPFEGHNVAQFRLEPKDRTTSVSWSMSGESSVMMKFAGLFMNMDELIGKDFEIGLRTLKEEVEGAESTGAQQSNKDSESHIRD, translated from the coding sequence ATGCTCAAGAAACTAGTTGTAGGGGTCATTGTTGTTGTGTTCGCTTCGATTTGCGTCTTGGCAATCTACATCTCCAGTCGACCTAATTCTTTTATTGTGCAGCGTTCGATCATTATCAATGCCGGACCCGAGTCGATCTATCCGTTTATAGCTGATTTTCATAGGTGGACGTCCTGGTCACCTTACGAGCGCCTGGATGCCAAAATGGAAAAGTCGTACAGTGGTAGTCAGTCTGGGTTAGGAGCTAAGTACCTGTGGGATGGAAATGAAAAAGCTGGTGCGGGTACGATGGAGATCATCGAAGCAACCCAGCCGTCGAAAGTTGTCATCAAGCTTGATTTCAGTAAGCCATTTGAAGGACATAATGTCGCCCAGTTTAGGTTAGAGCCGAAAGATAGAACGACTTCAGTAAGCTGGTCAATGAGCGGTGAGAGCTCTGTGATGATGAAATTTGCTGGGCTCTTCATGAATATGGACGAATTGATTGGTAAGGACTTTGAAATCGGGCTTAGAACGTTGAAAGAGGAAGTCGAGGGTGCCGAGTCCACTGGCGCTCAACAAAGCAACAAAGACTCTGAATCGCACATACGTGACTAA
- a CDS encoding DUF2029 domain-containing protein, which produces MNKVFSLTAFGWGVILIALFFYTDLLLPAVNQNSDYLMTFYTAGELVREGKVSQLYPPADAGTFVDTAFDKAAHVVLPLLPARATAEYMYMPAIAVFFVPLSLLSPSISLLVWQLISLASLAVCTTLFTSRFSNQDPDSAQQIEKTDGSPKNFIAGLNEKSTDHELAKSSPAPVPPESAKSSPASASAQVPSELTESSAVLQAETAKSSTSKGAHNLTASAFWLALTLVPLAISIWIGQISVVFGLLPFMAGMFFVLRKKDLLGGLIWALTIIKPQFLVPVLMITTALAISRRIKPLAGVIGGIAMFSILNVAVFSMTVIGQWLTTLKLAETVYSDLKFGVAQHIATSLPRAIILLLPVSQHPIAKPIIYTVSAILGGIGLYFCIRVMKSKLADCNKLAIATVICIFATPMIVPHVFFYDYTMFIAAGFMVYALKWAPELGFRLKSLLWLGWALTNAYAIILFTNKNFAVPILFVLLMLELYRRALVCAKLALNDIGSE; this is translated from the coding sequence ATGAACAAGGTGTTTTCGCTAACAGCATTCGGATGGGGAGTCATCCTCATCGCCCTGTTCTTCTACACGGATTTGCTTCTACCCGCAGTAAACCAGAATTCCGATTACTTAATGACGTTTTACACCGCGGGAGAATTGGTTAGAGAAGGAAAAGTCAGCCAGCTGTATCCGCCCGCAGATGCTGGCACCTTCGTCGACACAGCATTCGACAAGGCCGCTCACGTTGTACTTCCCCTTTTGCCTGCAAGAGCAACTGCCGAATACATGTATATGCCTGCCATTGCAGTTTTTTTCGTCCCGCTCAGCTTACTAAGTCCAAGCATCTCCTTACTTGTCTGGCAACTTATCTCACTAGCATCTTTAGCAGTATGCACTACTCTTTTCACATCGAGATTTAGCAACCAAGATCCTGATAGCGCCCAACAAATTGAGAAAACGGACGGGTCTCCTAAGAATTTCATCGCCGGACTAAATGAGAAATCTACGGACCATGAGTTAGCAAAATCATCTCCGGCACCAGTACCACCAGAGTCAGCAAAGTCATCACCGGCATCAGCATCAGCGCAAGTACCTTCAGAATTAACCGAATCATCCGCGGTATTGCAAGCTGAAACAGCCAAATCAAGCACCAGTAAGGGAGCACACAATCTAACCGCCTCAGCATTTTGGTTAGCACTAACGCTGGTGCCATTAGCAATCTCGATCTGGATTGGTCAAATCAGTGTCGTTTTTGGTTTACTGCCGTTCATGGCCGGGATGTTTTTTGTTCTCAGGAAAAAGGATTTGCTGGGTGGGTTGATCTGGGCGCTCACAATCATCAAGCCACAATTTTTAGTGCCTGTTCTGATGATCACAACTGCACTCGCTATCTCCAGGCGCATTAAACCGCTGGCTGGAGTTATCGGCGGAATTGCGATGTTCTCGATTTTGAACGTAGCAGTCTTCTCAATGACCGTAATTGGACAGTGGTTGACGACATTGAAGCTGGCTGAAACTGTTTACTCAGATTTGAAGTTCGGAGTTGCGCAACATATCGCTACCAGTTTGCCACGAGCCATTATTCTCCTGCTACCAGTGTCACAACACCCTATAGCCAAACCCATTATCTATACGGTGTCAGCGATACTTGGTGGCATAGGGCTATATTTTTGTATCAGAGTCATGAAGTCTAAACTAGCAGATTGCAACAAACTTGCGATTGCGACTGTTATTTGTATCTTTGCGACGCCGATGATCGTTCCGCACGTTTTCTTTTATGACTACACGATGTTCATCGCTGCTGGCTTCATGGTTTATGCTCTAAAATGGGCGCCTGAGCTCGGTTTCAGGCTAAAGTCACTGCTCTGGTTGGGTTGGGCTTTAACCAATGCATACGCGATAATTCTCTTCACCAACAAAAATTTCGCCGTTCCTATTCTGTTCGTATTGTTAATGCTTGAACTTTATCGTCGAGCGCTAGTGTGCGCCAAGTTAGCACTGAATGATATTGGATCTGAATAG
- a CDS encoding alpha/beta fold hydrolase, translating to MFFPSIAKRTNLSYLSSLHTNFKKFVSLNVAAATLLTTAFIYSSTPAKALEKPSLSTTINAGIQVYEWKTKLARPRGTVLAVHGTTQQAGCFESLSHYLNDAGFNVVAMDLRGHGRSYFSHDPHNARHEVSYTKSAEDLSRVSKHIKSLSPRLPLFCIGESVGAAVVVRAASEHPDLFDGIILAAAGTSPHFFSFDAGMIAHDLVKGLSDLDRPLDVADYIRKYSSDDPRITKEMVDDPLSRTMLTGKEILQTGAFIHKTPHQAKLLASNISVLLINGSEDGIVKAESTETILNNIRSRDKKLVNVPGCGHVLLGTSYLKKAVVSSVTDWLIYETDSSQTASLHKHIQ from the coding sequence ATGTTTTTTCCGTCCATTGCAAAGCGAACCAATCTGAGTTACCTCTCATCTTTGCATACCAATTTCAAGAAATTTGTGTCCCTTAATGTTGCTGCCGCAACGTTACTGACAACCGCATTCATTTACTCGAGCACACCGGCTAAGGCACTCGAAAAACCTTCACTTTCCACTACGATAAACGCCGGCATTCAAGTTTACGAATGGAAAACGAAATTAGCACGCCCGCGAGGCACTGTTCTCGCTGTTCATGGAACAACACAGCAAGCAGGCTGTTTTGAAAGTCTTTCTCATTACCTCAACGACGCTGGTTTCAACGTCGTGGCCATGGACTTGAGAGGACATGGTCGCTCTTATTTCTCTCACGATCCACACAATGCGCGCCACGAAGTCAGCTACACAAAAAGCGCCGAAGACCTGTCCAGAGTCTCTAAGCACATCAAATCCCTTTCGCCCAGACTGCCGCTATTCTGCATCGGTGAAAGCGTCGGCGCAGCCGTTGTGGTGCGTGCGGCCAGCGAGCATCCAGACCTGTTCGATGGAATTATCCTTGCAGCTGCCGGCACCAGTCCTCACTTTTTCAGTTTCGACGCCGGCATGATTGCACACGATCTCGTCAAAGGTTTGTCTGACCTGGATCGCCCATTAGATGTCGCTGATTACATTCGCAAGTACTCCTCAGACGATCCTCGTATCACGAAAGAAATGGTTGATGATCCGCTTTCGCGGACTATGTTGACCGGCAAAGAAATTTTGCAGACTGGAGCATTCATTCACAAAACGCCCCATCAGGCTAAGTTGTTGGCGTCAAACATTTCTGTTCTGCTCATCAATGGCAGCGAGGATGGAATTGTCAAAGCTGAGTCGACAGAAACGATTTTAAATAACATTCGCTCCCGAGACAAAAAACTCGTAAACGTTCCAGGGTGTGGGCACGTTCTACTGGGTACTTCATACTTGAAGAAAGCAGTCGTCAGTTCCGTCACAGACTGGCTAATTTACGAAACAGACTCGAGCCAAACAGCATCTCTGCATAAACATATTCAATAG
- the argF gene encoding ornithine carbamoyltransferase, with product MSAPQGRSPLNYIFASDQLRGRDIIGIEQLSKEELLLVLQVAHDLKSNKFDGTQTQFAKGQTLAMLFEKPSLRTRVTFEAGMTQLGGNAIYLEGQLGLRESVPDVAKNLDRWLDGIMARTFDHDTVLQLAAHANIPVINGLSDREHPCQAFADFLTIQEHKGKLEGLKLAFVGDGNNVVNSLMLFAAKIGMHFSIACPVGYEPIKELWELTLSIASGTGSKIVLTNDPADAVRDADAVYTDTWVSMGQEDETEKRLKDFDGFQVNAGLMAKAKPDAIAMHCLPAHRGHEITDEILDGPQSVVFDEAENRLHAQKAVIALTL from the coding sequence ATGTCTGCGCCACAGGGACGTTCTCCACTCAATTACATTTTTGCCTCCGACCAGCTTAGAGGTCGAGACATCATCGGTATAGAACAGTTGTCGAAAGAAGAGTTGCTGTTGGTGTTGCAGGTTGCTCACGATTTGAAGTCGAATAAGTTTGACGGTACGCAAACGCAATTTGCCAAAGGTCAGACCCTGGCTATGCTTTTCGAGAAGCCGTCACTGCGTACGCGAGTCACTTTCGAAGCCGGCATGACTCAACTCGGTGGTAATGCCATCTATCTTGAAGGTCAGCTCGGATTGCGTGAATCGGTTCCAGATGTAGCGAAGAATTTAGATCGTTGGTTGGACGGGATAATGGCTCGCACGTTCGATCATGATACGGTCTTGCAGTTGGCCGCGCATGCAAACATTCCGGTGATTAATGGTTTAAGCGATCGGGAGCATCCGTGCCAGGCCTTTGCTGATTTCCTTACGATCCAGGAGCATAAAGGCAAATTGGAGGGATTGAAGCTTGCCTTCGTGGGTGATGGCAATAATGTCGTCAATTCCCTGATGTTGTTCGCTGCAAAAATAGGCATGCACTTCTCGATCGCTTGTCCCGTTGGGTATGAACCTATAAAAGAGCTGTGGGAACTGACTCTGTCGATCGCCAGCGGGACGGGGTCGAAAATTGTGCTTACAAACGATCCCGCAGATGCAGTAAGAGATGCTGATGCAGTTTACACGGACACCTGGGTCTCAATGGGGCAGGAGGATGAGACAGAGAAACGTCTCAAAGATTTCGATGGATTTCAGGTTAACGCAGGTTTGATGGCAAAGGCAAAGCCCGATGCTATTGCCATGCATTGTTTACCAGCGCACCGTGGACATGAGATTACTGACGAGATTCTGGATGGTCCCCAGTCTGTCGTTTTCGACGAAGCTGAAAATAGATTGCACGCTCAGAAAGCTGTGATTGCACTGACGTTATAG
- a CDS encoding glutamate synthase large subunit: MSDSHQCFDPLLSERDACGVGLIYRPRFTHEVLESALSALACMEHRGACGADRDTGDGAGILTAIPWQLLELDGYKSEDVGAVGVVYLPPGYEDSCRRDTEALFAEEGLTILGWRDVPVRREVLGPLALSTCPTILQVIVGKLEAASSSDFDSRLMIARKRLINSIRLKDGCDDFYIASLSRKTIVYKGMVRSSVLRDFYLDLQNPLYISNFAVFHRRFSTNTFPRWALAQPFRMLGHNGEINTLLGNRTWMRAREPVLEHPAYFGREQDLQPVISNAGSDSGNLDNALEMLVNAGHSPEAALMQLMPEAYRNQPALDAYPEIVDFYDYHSALQEPWDGPALIVYSDGRTAGAILDRNGLRPARYTILSDGSFILSSETGVVPFQSEAVIEKGRLGPGQMIVVDLDTGEIKKNWQVKEAVARAHPYGEWIKAERKTLVRQEFSRPDRAIKAEQLLQEQLAFGYGKEDIFNIVGGMAQTANEPIFSMGDDTPVAVLSRQPRVLFDYFKQRFAQVTNPPIDPLREKLVMSLDTYLGRRTNLLHPVQFAAKALHLTTPILNELELESLDSLGSDYSCRRISLLFDVDGADLEGAITRICSEAVDAVRDGKTILILNDRGVNARQAAIPSLLAVGAVHHHLIREGLRLNCSLIIETGQCWSTHHFACLLGYGAQAICPYLALETVRDWYFSGPIQALVNEAKYIGTDQPNIKVAPFIGLSVHKAQLNYVKAAEEGILKIISKMGISVLMSYIGAQIFECVGLGPKVIERCFNGTTSRLGGLEFEDIARECLRFHETAFGDNPAVQDFGNMVYRNGGEYHGNNPELVRALHAGLGLTKRARDVSKEDNFRKYSELVRERDPYALRDLLEFKSDRQPIALDEVESVQEIVHRFCTGGMSLGALSKESHEVLAIAMNRLGAMSNSGEGGEDPNRYYPIKNVQPDGTSPDFPGLFALKEGDHAASAIRQVASARFGVTPEYLVTSKQLEIKIAQGAKPGEGGQLPAHKVSEYIGWLRRAKPNMSLISPPPHHDIYSIEDLAQLIFDLRQVNNRAKISVKLVSQIGIGTVAAGVAKADADIVQISGHDGGTGASPLGSIKNAGVPWELGLAETHQVLRANQLRERVRLRVDGGLRSGWEVVTAAMLGADEFGFGSIALIAEGCIMARVCHTNNCPVGITSQKESLRKKFPGTPEPVVEFFLFIAEEVRMTLAQLGYKSIAEVVGRTDLLQPRDASSLGKKAVLDLDCLLRHATASQLEQSRSANSVDSVNSVGVLTLNDCILGDEDVKNAIENQQRAGKSYPIINTDRTVGARISGEIARRWGNDGFQGSIDLKFTGAAGQSFGAFNVRNVCLELTGEANDYVGKGMNGGLITIKPSPGVQYNSWQNVLVGNTCLYGATGGALYVAGQAGERFAVRNSGATAVVEGAGDHCCEYMTGGTVVILGPIGRNFAAGMTGGLAYVLDEQESVEALLNADEGKRIQRLTSAAAASLKRLLEEHLSFTGSLRAKMILENWAAYLAQFWQVVPLAELQHPDALPELQHPDALPELESNQSTDSLDVSIFATMPTFHND, from the coding sequence ATGTCAGATTCACATCAGTGTTTTGATCCGTTACTTTCCGAGCGTGATGCTTGTGGCGTTGGTCTTATCTACAGACCGCGTTTCACCCATGAGGTTCTGGAGTCAGCCTTGTCAGCGCTTGCTTGTATGGAGCATCGTGGTGCTTGCGGTGCCGATCGTGACACTGGTGATGGCGCTGGTATTTTGACTGCTATTCCGTGGCAACTACTCGAGTTGGATGGGTACAAAAGTGAGGACGTCGGAGCGGTTGGTGTCGTTTACCTTCCGCCTGGATATGAAGATTCCTGCCGACGTGATACGGAAGCACTGTTTGCAGAGGAAGGTCTCACCATTCTAGGTTGGCGAGATGTGCCCGTCAGGCGCGAAGTGCTTGGTCCACTGGCTCTGTCTACGTGTCCGACAATTTTGCAGGTAATTGTGGGCAAGCTCGAGGCCGCCAGCTCATCTGATTTCGATAGCCGCCTCATGATCGCTCGCAAGCGCTTGATCAATTCTATTCGTCTTAAGGACGGTTGCGATGATTTCTATATCGCCTCCCTTTCACGAAAAACAATCGTCTACAAGGGGATGGTGCGCTCGTCGGTATTGCGCGATTTCTATCTCGATTTACAGAATCCGCTCTACATTTCGAATTTTGCTGTCTTTCATCGCCGATTCAGCACCAACACGTTTCCGCGTTGGGCGCTTGCGCAGCCGTTTCGTATGCTGGGTCACAATGGCGAGATTAACACTTTACTGGGCAATCGTACCTGGATGCGTGCTCGCGAGCCGGTGCTCGAGCATCCCGCATACTTTGGTCGTGAGCAGGATTTACAGCCTGTTATAAGCAATGCCGGCTCCGATTCAGGCAACCTTGATAATGCGCTGGAGATGCTGGTTAATGCCGGACATTCGCCCGAAGCGGCGCTCATGCAGTTGATGCCTGAGGCTTATCGAAATCAGCCGGCCCTCGACGCTTATCCTGAAATCGTAGATTTCTATGATTATCACAGCGCTCTGCAAGAGCCCTGGGATGGTCCGGCGCTAATTGTCTATTCCGATGGAAGAACAGCTGGTGCAATTCTGGATCGAAACGGTCTCAGACCAGCTCGTTACACTATTTTGTCTGATGGTTCCTTTATCCTCAGTTCGGAAACTGGCGTGGTGCCCTTTCAGTCTGAAGCTGTGATTGAGAAGGGGCGACTTGGTCCTGGACAGATGATTGTTGTCGATCTGGATACGGGTGAAATCAAAAAGAACTGGCAGGTCAAGGAAGCGGTCGCCCGGGCACATCCGTACGGCGAATGGATCAAAGCAGAGCGCAAAACTCTTGTTCGGCAGGAGTTCAGTCGTCCGGACCGAGCCATAAAAGCGGAGCAGTTGCTACAAGAGCAGCTCGCTTTTGGCTACGGCAAAGAGGATATATTCAACATTGTTGGTGGCATGGCACAAACCGCTAATGAGCCGATTTTCTCAATGGGAGATGATACACCGGTGGCGGTGCTATCGCGCCAGCCCCGCGTTTTGTTTGATTATTTCAAGCAGCGATTTGCGCAGGTGACTAATCCGCCTATCGATCCTCTGCGTGAGAAGTTGGTGATGTCTCTTGACACGTATCTGGGTCGACGCACCAATCTTCTTCATCCTGTTCAATTTGCCGCTAAGGCTCTACATCTGACCACTCCCATTCTGAATGAGTTGGAATTGGAAAGCTTGGATTCACTTGGTTCGGATTATTCGTGTCGACGCATCTCCTTGCTGTTCGACGTTGACGGTGCAGATCTTGAGGGCGCCATAACGCGAATTTGCTCTGAAGCCGTCGATGCGGTGCGTGATGGAAAGACGATTCTTATACTGAACGATCGTGGAGTCAATGCCAGGCAAGCAGCAATACCATCACTCCTAGCAGTAGGTGCTGTTCACCATCATCTGATACGTGAAGGATTGAGATTGAATTGCTCGCTCATTATTGAGACAGGGCAATGTTGGAGCACTCATCATTTTGCTTGTTTATTGGGTTATGGGGCGCAGGCGATCTGTCCATATCTGGCTCTGGAAACTGTGCGCGACTGGTATTTCAGCGGACCAATTCAAGCTCTGGTGAACGAAGCCAAGTATATTGGTACCGACCAACCTAACATAAAGGTGGCACCGTTTATCGGTTTGTCGGTGCACAAGGCGCAACTCAATTATGTCAAGGCTGCTGAAGAAGGCATTCTCAAAATAATTTCCAAGATGGGCATTTCAGTGCTCATGAGTTACATCGGTGCGCAGATTTTCGAGTGTGTTGGGCTCGGTCCAAAGGTGATCGAGCGTTGTTTCAACGGCACCACATCCAGATTGGGCGGACTGGAATTCGAGGATATCGCGAGGGAATGTTTGCGTTTCCATGAAACGGCTTTTGGTGATAATCCGGCCGTTCAAGATTTCGGAAATATGGTTTATCGCAACGGTGGCGAATATCACGGCAATAATCCCGAACTCGTGCGCGCCTTGCATGCCGGTTTGGGATTGACTAAACGTGCTCGCGATGTCTCGAAGGAAGATAATTTCCGCAAGTACTCAGAGCTTGTTCGGGAGCGCGATCCTTATGCGCTGCGTGATTTGCTCGAGTTCAAGTCAGATAGGCAACCAATCGCTTTGGATGAAGTCGAATCGGTGCAGGAAATTGTGCATCGGTTTTGCACTGGTGGAATGTCGCTAGGTGCTTTGTCTAAAGAGTCGCATGAGGTTCTGGCGATCGCTATGAACCGCTTAGGCGCTATGTCTAATTCAGGTGAGGGTGGTGAGGATCCCAATCGCTATTATCCAATCAAGAATGTACAACCTGATGGTACCAGTCCTGATTTCCCGGGTTTGTTCGCATTGAAAGAAGGCGATCACGCCGCTTCTGCTATTCGTCAGGTTGCTTCGGCTCGGTTCGGTGTTACTCCTGAATACCTTGTCACCTCGAAACAGCTTGAAATTAAGATTGCACAAGGCGCTAAACCTGGTGAAGGTGGGCAATTGCCTGCGCATAAAGTTTCTGAATATATTGGTTGGCTGCGGCGTGCTAAGCCGAATATGTCTCTGATTTCGCCACCACCGCATCATGATATCTATTCAATTGAGGACCTGGCTCAACTGATTTTTGATTTGCGTCAGGTGAATAACAGGGCAAAAATATCGGTGAAGCTGGTTTCGCAAATCGGCATTGGTACAGTTGCTGCCGGGGTTGCTAAAGCAGATGCGGATATTGTCCAGATCTCCGGGCACGATGGTGGCACCGGGGCTTCGCCGCTCGGGTCAATCAAAAATGCTGGTGTTCCATGGGAGCTAGGGCTGGCGGAAACCCATCAGGTTTTGCGTGCTAATCAGCTCAGAGAACGTGTCAGACTGCGTGTTGATGGCGGTTTGAGAAGCGGATGGGAAGTGGTGACTGCTGCCATGCTGGGCGCCGATGAATTCGGATTTGGCTCAATTGCTTTGATTGCCGAGGGGTGCATCATGGCTCGCGTCTGTCATACCAATAACTGTCCGGTCGGTATAACCAGTCAAAAGGAATCGCTGCGTAAAAAATTCCCTGGAACTCCTGAACCGGTTGTTGAGTTTTTCCTTTTCATAGCCGAAGAAGTGCGCATGACTCTGGCGCAACTGGGCTACAAATCTATCGCTGAGGTGGTAGGACGCACTGATTTACTGCAGCCTCGCGACGCTTCCTCTCTGGGCAAGAAAGCTGTGCTTGACCTTGATTGCTTACTCAGGCATGCCACTGCCAGTCAGTTGGAGCAGTCTCGCTCCGCCAATTCAGTCGATTCTGTCAATTCTGTTGGTGTCTTGACGCTTAATGACTGCATACTGGGCGATGAGGATGTTAAGAATGCCATAGAAAATCAACAGAGAGCCGGTAAGAGCTATCCGATAATCAACACTGATCGGACTGTTGGAGCCCGAATCTCTGGCGAAATTGCGCGTCGCTGGGGTAATGATGGATTTCAGGGTTCAATCGATCTGAAATTTACGGGAGCTGCCGGGCAGAGTTTTGGTGCATTCAATGTACGCAACGTTTGCCTGGAACTGACTGGCGAAGCTAATGACTATGTCGGAAAAGGGATGAACGGTGGCCTAATCACCATTAAGCCTTCTCCTGGTGTGCAATACAATTCCTGGCAAAATGTGCTGGTCGGCAACACTTGCTTGTATGGTGCTACTGGCGGTGCATTGTATGTAGCCGGCCAGGCTGGTGAGAGATTTGCTGTTCGAAACTCAGGTGCCACGGCGGTTGTCGAAGGTGCAGGCGACCACTGCTGTGAGTATATGACTGGTGGCACCGTAGTTATATTGGGTCCGATTGGTCGTAATTTCGCAGCTGGCATGACCGGCGGATTGGCTTATGTGTTGGATGAACAGGAGTCGGTAGAAGCACTTCTCAATGCGGATGAAGGAAAGCGTATCCAGCGTCTGACTTCAGCGGCTGCAGCATCGTTGAAGCGTCTTCTTGAGGAACACCTGTCGTTTACAGGAAGTTTGAGGGCGAAGATGATTTTGGAGAACTGGGCTGCTTACCTGGCGCAGTTCTGGCAAGTGGTGCCACTGGCTGAACTGCAGCATCCGGATGCTCTGCCGGAACTGCAACATCCGGATGCTCTGCCCGAACTGGAATCTAACCAGTCTACTGATTCGTTGGATGTTTCAATATTTGCGACGATGCCGACTTTTCACAATGATTGA